A genomic segment from Lignipirellula cremea encodes:
- a CDS encoding class I SAM-dependent methyltransferase produces the protein MLPRVLEPEVMDTLEEATDYDQMDHSGVNRAFVADLLAAGPVPGDLLDLGTGTAQIPILLCEQTDDCRVFAVDMSVSMLDQARYNIEIAGLIERIFLQQIDAKKTPFADNLFDSTVSNSIVHHLPDPVAAIREAVRVTKPGGRIFFRDLFRPETDAEVEQLVQTYAGRENEHAQKMFDDSLRAALRVDEFQAIVAELGFDPGTVAATSDRHWTWNAIKPEI, from the coding sequence ATGCTCCCCCGCGTGCTGGAACCGGAGGTCATGGATACGCTCGAAGAAGCGACCGACTACGATCAAATGGATCATAGCGGCGTCAATCGAGCTTTTGTCGCTGACCTGTTAGCCGCCGGCCCCGTGCCTGGCGATCTGCTCGACCTGGGAACGGGCACCGCCCAGATTCCGATTCTGCTCTGTGAACAGACCGACGATTGCCGGGTGTTTGCGGTCGATATGTCGGTTTCCATGCTGGACCAGGCCCGGTACAACATCGAAATCGCCGGGCTGATCGAACGCATCTTCCTGCAGCAGATCGACGCCAAAAAAACGCCGTTCGCCGACAACCTGTTCGACTCGACCGTGTCCAACAGCATTGTGCATCATCTGCCGGATCCGGTCGCCGCCATCCGCGAGGCCGTTCGCGTCACCAAACCAGGCGGACGCATCTTTTTCCGGGACCTGTTCCGGCCAGAAACCGACGCAGAAGTCGAACAACTCGTGCAAACTTACGCGGGCCGGGAAAACGAACACGCCCAGAAAATGTTCGACGATTCCCTGCGGGCCGCGCTCCGGGTGGACGAGTTCCAGGCAATCGTCGCCGAGCTGGGCTTCGACCCCGGTACGGTCGCCGCCACCAGCGATCGCCACTGGACCTGGAACGCGATCAAGCCAGAAATCTAG
- the tadA gene encoding tRNA adenosine(34) deaminase TadA, protein MSLDSNEPRHEAYMLRALQEAERAGEEGEVPVGAVIVKEGRVIASAHNQREQLHDPTAHAEIIAITQAAAAIGDWRLENCTLYVTLEPCPMCAGAIVQARIPQVVFGASDPKAGAVLSIYELLTDVRLNHQCQVVHGVLGAPCGEMLTQFFREQRKLGKK, encoded by the coding sequence GTGTCTCTGGATAGTAACGAACCCCGCCATGAAGCCTACATGCTCCGCGCTCTCCAGGAGGCGGAACGAGCAGGCGAAGAAGGCGAAGTGCCGGTCGGCGCCGTGATCGTTAAAGAAGGACGGGTTATCGCCTCGGCCCATAACCAGCGGGAGCAGTTGCATGATCCGACCGCCCATGCGGAGATCATCGCCATCACCCAGGCGGCTGCCGCGATTGGCGACTGGCGACTGGAAAACTGCACGCTCTACGTCACGCTGGAACCGTGCCCGATGTGCGCCGGAGCAATTGTCCAGGCGAGGATTCCGCAGGTCGTGTTCGGCGCTAGCGATCCAAAAGCCGGCGCCGTGCTGAGCATCTACGAACTGCTCACCGATGTCCGCCTGAATCATCAGTGCCAGGTCGTGCATGGGGTGCTGGGGGCGCCATGCGGCGAGATGCTCACCCAGTTTTTTCGTGAGCAGCGCAAATTGGGCAAAAAGTAA
- a CDS encoding YraN family protein — protein sequence MRILAQIRAVWRRWWKPLTLGQRGERAAARFLKKAGYILIAVSQRDKIGEIDIIAVDGRTVVFVEVKTRRLGQLDTPAEAVTREKQGKLTRLALGFLRRNELLEQPARFDVIAVSWPEDAREPQIQHLPNAFPAIGSGQMFS from the coding sequence ATGCGGATCCTGGCTCAAATTCGCGCCGTCTGGCGGCGCTGGTGGAAACCCCTCACCCTGGGGCAACGGGGAGAGCGGGCGGCCGCCCGATTTCTGAAGAAGGCCGGCTACATTCTTATCGCCGTTTCCCAGCGGGACAAGATCGGCGAGATCGACATTATCGCCGTCGACGGACGCACGGTCGTTTTCGTGGAGGTGAAGACCCGGCGACTGGGACAACTCGATACCCCTGCGGAAGCAGTCACCCGCGAAAAACAGGGGAAGCTGACGCGTCTGGCCCTGGGCTTCCTGCGTCGAAACGAATTGCTGGAGCAGCCGGCCCGCTTCGATGTCATCGCCGTCAGCTGGCCCGAAGACGCCCGCGAGCCGCAGATCCAACATCTGCCGAATGCATTCCCCGCCATCGGCTCCGGCCAGATGTTCTCCTGA
- a CDS encoding DNA-methyltransferase, translated as MQWDSILVGDVCEVAAGLPEQCVQCVVTSPPYFGHRKYSDGDDPREIGREATVEAYLERLVEALRAVRRLLRDDGVLWLNLGDTYRRKQLLGVPWRAALALQNDGWKLRSDIIWHKPNAMPSAVKNRPTVDHEYLFLLARSDRYYYDADAIREPHVTFSEQSKMKGGRRHFGVRGGTPEEGKFGQNHNLHDARWDQAFHPEGRNKRTVWSAALGKCREAHFAVFPEPLIAPCIAAGCPPGGVVLDPFFGAGTVGIAARRQGRHYLGIELMPHYAELSRKRIDQFEQEFEATTDENAEE; from the coding sequence TTGCAGTGGGATTCGATTCTTGTTGGCGATGTCTGCGAGGTTGCCGCCGGCCTGCCGGAACAGTGCGTGCAATGCGTGGTGACCAGCCCGCCTTATTTTGGACATCGCAAATACTCCGACGGGGATGATCCGCGGGAGATCGGCCGCGAGGCGACCGTCGAAGCGTACCTGGAGCGGCTGGTCGAAGCGTTGCGGGCCGTGCGGCGATTGCTGCGCGACGACGGCGTGCTGTGGCTGAACCTGGGCGACACCTATCGCCGCAAGCAGTTGCTGGGCGTTCCCTGGCGGGCCGCACTTGCGCTGCAGAACGACGGCTGGAAGCTGCGTTCGGATATCATCTGGCACAAGCCGAATGCCATGCCGTCCGCCGTCAAAAATCGGCCGACGGTTGACCATGAGTATCTGTTCCTGCTGGCCAGGTCGGACCGGTACTACTACGACGCCGACGCCATTCGCGAGCCGCATGTTACGTTTTCTGAGCAGAGCAAAATGAAAGGCGGACGCCGCCATTTCGGCGTTCGCGGCGGCACTCCAGAAGAAGGCAAGTTCGGCCAGAACCACAACCTGCACGATGCGCGATGGGACCAGGCTTTTCATCCCGAAGGTCGGAACAAACGGACCGTCTGGTCGGCCGCCCTGGGCAAATGCCGCGAAGCGCATTTCGCCGTCTTCCCCGAGCCGTTAATCGCCCCTTGTATCGCCGCCGGCTGTCCGCCAGGCGGCGTGGTGCTGGACCCGTTCTTCGGCGCCGGAACGGTGGGCATCGCCGCCCGGCGTCAGGGCCGCCATTACCTGGGGATTGAGTTAATGCCCCACTACGCCGAACTGTCCCGGAAACGGATCGACCAGTTTGAGCAGGAGTTCGAAGCGACAACCGACGAGAACGCCGAGGAATAA
- a CDS encoding protein kinase domain-containing protein, translating into MVKDRNDLSASDSSRQLDSDQVDSILMHFESLWRENSIPDLATIGRILQASGASEQRLELLTELVKIDLEFRWRRCSAIATGDSAPAPDAPALDYYLQLYSDLQADDRCVLDLILEEYRVRKRWGDQPTHDEYLQRHPQFAELLTARLGEIDEKISVEAAPSDETLCEESLSEFDASDFEFYPPNEHTDFLKAISPLDDIPPKVVNALAFYMRERQFAVGEMLLRQGGPAECLIVVRDGETKVTLTDESGATHEIDRDGPGAVFGEMALMTGGSPNADVSAVTPVTALVLPAADFHRLMQHYPPMGVAFAHLIASRLGRREVDVFYDKTIAGYRLKRRLGHGGMGVVYEAEDIKTGELFALKMMKHRLAFDQNSMRRFRQEADIVRSLACPHIVPVHRTFAAHCTQFIVMELCDGPTLSRVIKQAPFLTEEQIRPILGQLALALAHAHSHNVVHRDLKPANVLLTRQGELKLTDFGLAKAMVGSGDSSTRAIVGTPSYMPPEQAFGADIDYRADLYSFGCIAYELLWGEPAFSDDSDGNHLYSLHLQWAGWSLASALARPLAYAQGTRELSQEMRALLEQSLQVDVNARTLDLAPIAAWAGPVDTAIIAAAITD; encoded by the coding sequence ATGGTGAAGGACCGCAACGATTTATCCGCGAGCGATTCATCCCGCCAGCTGGATTCTGACCAGGTCGACTCGATTCTGATGCATTTTGAGTCGTTATGGCGCGAGAATTCCATTCCGGATCTGGCGACCATTGGCCGGATACTCCAGGCCAGCGGCGCGAGCGAGCAGCGACTAGAGCTGCTCACGGAACTGGTGAAGATCGACCTGGAGTTTCGCTGGCGCCGGTGCTCGGCCATTGCCACTGGCGACTCTGCCCCCGCGCCCGACGCGCCGGCGCTGGACTATTATCTGCAGCTGTACTCCGACCTGCAGGCCGATGATCGCTGCGTACTCGACCTGATCCTGGAAGAGTATCGCGTGCGGAAACGCTGGGGCGACCAGCCGACGCACGACGAATACCTTCAGCGACACCCACAGTTTGCCGAGCTGTTGACCGCGCGACTGGGCGAAATCGACGAGAAGATCTCCGTCGAAGCGGCGCCTTCCGACGAAACCCTGTGTGAAGAATCGCTGTCAGAGTTCGATGCTTCTGACTTTGAGTTCTACCCGCCCAACGAGCATACGGACTTTCTCAAGGCCATTTCCCCCCTCGACGACATTCCACCCAAGGTCGTTAATGCGCTTGCCTTTTATATGCGGGAGCGCCAGTTTGCCGTCGGGGAAATGCTGCTCCGCCAGGGCGGCCCGGCCGAGTGCCTCATCGTGGTCCGCGACGGGGAAACCAAAGTCACCTTGACCGACGAGTCCGGCGCCACCCATGAGATCGACCGCGACGGCCCTGGCGCGGTGTTCGGGGAAATGGCCCTGATGACGGGCGGCTCGCCCAACGCCGACGTTTCCGCCGTGACGCCGGTAACGGCGCTCGTCCTGCCGGCCGCCGACTTCCATCGGCTGATGCAACACTATCCGCCGATGGGCGTGGCGTTCGCCCACTTGATCGCTTCCCGCCTGGGGCGTCGCGAAGTCGATGTGTTTTACGACAAAACGATCGCCGGCTACCGCCTGAAACGACGCCTGGGTCATGGCGGAATGGGAGTGGTGTACGAAGCGGAAGATATCAAAACGGGCGAACTGTTCGCACTGAAAATGATGAAACACCGGCTGGCGTTCGACCAGAATTCCATGCGACGTTTCCGGCAGGAAGCCGATATCGTGCGGTCGCTGGCTTGTCCGCACATTGTGCCTGTGCACCGCACGTTTGCCGCCCATTGCACGCAGTTCATCGTCATGGAGTTGTGCGACGGGCCGACCCTCAGCCGAGTGATCAAGCAGGCTCCCTTTCTGACCGAAGAACAGATTCGTCCCATCCTGGGGCAGCTGGCCCTGGCCCTGGCGCACGCCCACTCGCATAACGTTGTTCACCGGGATCTGAAGCCTGCCAATGTTCTGCTGACTCGGCAGGGCGAGCTGAAACTGACCGACTTTGGACTGGCGAAAGCCATGGTCGGTTCGGGCGACTCCTCGACCCGGGCGATTGTCGGCACGCCCAGCTACATGCCGCCGGAGCAAGCGTTTGGGGCCGACATTGACTACCGGGCCGATCTTTATTCGTTCGGCTGCATTGCCTATGAACTGTTGTGGGGGGAGCCGGCCTTTTCCGACGACAGCGACGGGAACCATCTTTACTCGTTACATCTGCAGTGGGCCGGCTGGTCGCTGGCTTCCGCTCTGGCCCGTCCGCTGGCTTATGCCCAGGGAACCCGGGAACTGAGCCAGGAGATGCGCGCGCTGCTGGAACAGTCGCTGCAGGTGGATGTCAATGCGCGAACGCTTGACCTGGCGCCGATCGCCGCCTGGGCCGGGCCGGTGGATACGGCCATTATCGCGGCCGCCATTACCGACTGA
- a CDS encoding OadG family protein, whose protein sequence is MSPLLIIVALAGQTPQATTAESRTIGLHNITSGDPSGWGLALTGMFIVFIALASITLAIAALPRVLNFLEPYLPEESSHGHSAPASPIAKLAAMPADGTAAGNEEAIVAALGYVMHTRKQSP, encoded by the coding sequence GTGTCGCCACTGCTAATCATCGTTGCACTTGCTGGTCAAACTCCACAAGCAACCACCGCCGAGTCGCGAACGATAGGGCTGCACAACATCACCAGCGGCGATCCGTCCGGCTGGGGACTGGCGCTAACCGGAATGTTCATCGTCTTCATCGCGCTAGCGTCGATCACGCTGGCGATCGCCGCCTTGCCCAGGGTGCTGAACTTTCTAGAGCCGTACCTGCCCGAAGAAAGCAGTCATGGCCACAGCGCCCCGGCCAGTCCCATAGCGAAGCTCGCCGCCATGCCGGCCGACGGAACGGCCGCCGGGAACGAAGAAGCCATCGTCGCGGCCCTTGGATATGTGATGCATACGCGAAAACAGTCGCCGTAG
- a CDS encoding sodium ion-translocating decarboxylase subunit beta → MQTLIKFLENTGFSGLYDDPRYLVMIIIGIIFVALAIMKDYEPLLLVPIGFGIIVGNIPPVAGMSLSVNDRLAEIRVVVDEKTGEPLLDENDEPVTAVHWVGSVLAYLYMGVSQGIYPPLIFLGIGAMTDFSTMLSNPKLVLLGAAAQFGVFATLLGALFLGFTPDQAAAIGIIGGADGPTAIFLATKLAPELLGAIAISAYSYMALVPVIQPPVMYLLTSKEERLIRMKAPRHVSRREKIIFPVVAFLICALIAPGAIVLLGMLFFGNLLKECTVTDRLAQTARTSFIDIVTILLGFTVGASTAADKFLTPQSVMIFALGAASFVVATAAGLLFAKFMNLFLTDKINPLIGAAGVSAVPDSARVVQMVGQKEDPHNFLLMHAMAPNVAGVIGSAIAAGVLWSVLG, encoded by the coding sequence ATGCAAACCCTGATTAAATTTCTCGAGAACACCGGATTCTCAGGTCTGTACGACGACCCGCGATATCTGGTGATGATCATCATCGGGATCATTTTCGTCGCGCTGGCGATCATGAAAGACTACGAGCCGCTGCTGCTGGTGCCGATCGGCTTTGGCATCATCGTGGGGAACATCCCGCCGGTGGCCGGTATGTCGCTTTCCGTTAACGATCGTTTAGCCGAGATCAGGGTGGTCGTCGACGAGAAAACCGGGGAGCCCCTGCTCGATGAGAACGATGAGCCCGTCACCGCCGTCCACTGGGTCGGCAGCGTATTGGCGTACCTGTATATGGGCGTCAGCCAGGGCATTTACCCGCCGTTGATCTTTCTTGGCATCGGCGCTATGACCGACTTCTCCACCATGCTCTCCAACCCCAAGCTGGTCCTGCTGGGGGCGGCTGCGCAATTTGGGGTGTTTGCAACATTACTCGGCGCGCTCTTTTTAGGATTTACTCCCGATCAGGCGGCGGCGATCGGGATTATTGGCGGAGCCGATGGTCCAACGGCGATCTTCCTGGCGACAAAGCTTGCGCCCGAATTGCTGGGCGCCATCGCCATCAGCGCGTATTCCTATATGGCCCTGGTGCCGGTGATCCAGCCGCCGGTGATGTATCTGCTGACTTCGAAAGAAGAGCGGCTGATTCGCATGAAAGCACCGCGGCATGTATCGCGTCGCGAGAAAATCATCTTCCCGGTCGTGGCGTTTTTGATCTGCGCCCTGATCGCTCCCGGGGCCATTGTGCTGCTAGGGATGCTGTTCTTCGGCAACCTGCTGAAAGAATGCACAGTCACCGATCGACTGGCGCAGACGGCCCGCACCTCGTTTATTGACATTGTCACGATCCTGCTGGGGTTCACGGTCGGAGCCAGCACCGCAGCCGACAAGTTCCTGACTCCGCAGTCGGTGATGATCTTTGCCCTGGGCGCCGCTTCCTTTGTGGTGGCGACGGCGGCGGGTTTACTGTTCGCCAAGTTTATGAACCTGTTTCTGACGGATAAAATTAACCCGCTGATCGGAGCCGCCGGCGTTTCGGCCGTCCCCGACTCGGCGCGTGTCGTGCAGATGGTGGGTCAGAAAGAAGACCCGCACAACTTTTTGCTGATGCATGCGATGGCCCCCAACGTCGCCGGCGTGATCGGTTCGGCCATCGCAGCAGGCGTCTTGTGGTCCGTGCTGGGATAG
- a CDS encoding biotin/lipoyl-containing protein has product MTKKVKFMCTAFRDGFQSVFGARVFTKDFLPALEAARDAGMDWFEAGGGARYQSLYFYCNEDAFDMMDAFRETAGPDANLQTLARGVNVVGLESQSSDIIKLHADLFKKHGMTTIRNFDALNDVNNLIYSGQCIVDAGLNHQVVITMMELPPGCEGAHDPDFYEMTLAEILAADIPYDAVCFKDASGTAVPSKVYETIRRARKMLPPEAYIHFHTHETAGVSVLANKAALDAGANAIDLSMAPCSGGTCQPDILVMWHALRGSEYELDVDIDKVRAAEEVFKDCMSDYFLPPEATAVEPLIPWSPMPGGALTANTQMLRDNGIMDRYPEMIQAMSEVVRRGGYGTSVTPVSQFYFQQAFNNVMFGEWKKIAPSYGQMVLGYFGKTPVAPDSKIVELAAEQLGLEPTTVPVQVRNDADPTKGVAAATRILQENNLTVSDENVFIVAACKDKGVAFLKGEAVVGVRKKEKEKAAPAAAASGPANYTVTVNGHSYQLTVDGDKATVNGRPYQVSLAEGGAAVPAAAPVAAGPVTEVTAQMPGVVHKVLVSAGDVVREGQPLLVLEAMKMEVEVASPTAGTVQEISVTVGQHIAGGQLLAAIG; this is encoded by the coding sequence GTGACGAAAAAAGTCAAATTCATGTGTACGGCGTTCCGCGACGGCTTCCAGTCGGTCTTCGGAGCGCGTGTTTTCACCAAGGACTTCCTGCCTGCGCTGGAGGCCGCCCGCGACGCCGGGATGGACTGGTTCGAGGCCGGCGGCGGTGCGCGCTATCAATCGTTGTACTTTTATTGCAACGAAGATGCGTTCGACATGATGGACGCCTTCCGCGAAACGGCAGGCCCCGACGCTAACCTGCAGACCCTGGCCCGCGGCGTGAACGTCGTCGGACTGGAGTCGCAGTCCAGCGACATCATCAAGCTGCACGCCGATCTGTTCAAAAAACACGGCATGACGACCATCCGCAACTTCGATGCGCTGAACGACGTCAACAACCTGATTTACAGCGGCCAGTGCATCGTCGACGCCGGGCTGAACCATCAGGTCGTCATCACCATGATGGAGCTGCCCCCCGGTTGCGAAGGCGCCCACGACCCCGATTTCTACGAAATGACGCTGGCGGAAATCCTGGCCGCCGACATCCCCTATGACGCCGTCTGCTTCAAGGACGCCTCCGGCACAGCGGTGCCGTCGAAGGTGTACGAAACGATTCGTCGCGCCCGGAAAATGCTGCCGCCGGAAGCGTACATCCACTTCCACACGCATGAAACGGCCGGCGTCAGCGTGCTGGCCAACAAGGCCGCTCTCGACGCCGGGGCTAACGCCATCGACCTGTCGATGGCGCCCTGTTCCGGCGGCACCTGCCAGCCCGACATTCTCGTGATGTGGCATGCCCTGCGCGGCAGCGAGTACGAGTTGGATGTTGATATCGACAAGGTGCGCGCGGCCGAAGAAGTATTCAAAGACTGCATGTCCGATTACTTCCTGCCGCCCGAAGCGACCGCCGTCGAGCCCCTGATTCCGTGGAGCCCCATGCCGGGCGGCGCCTTGACCGCCAACACGCAAATGCTGCGTGATAACGGCATCATGGATCGTTACCCGGAAATGATCCAGGCGATGAGCGAAGTGGTCCGCCGCGGGGGTTACGGCACCTCGGTGACGCCCGTCTCGCAATTCTATTTCCAGCAGGCGTTCAACAACGTCATGTTTGGCGAATGGAAAAAGATCGCTCCGTCGTACGGGCAAATGGTGCTGGGATACTTTGGCAAAACGCCCGTTGCTCCCGATTCAAAAATTGTCGAGCTGGCGGCCGAACAACTGGGCCTGGAGCCGACTACCGTCCCCGTACAGGTGCGCAACGACGCCGACCCCACCAAAGGCGTCGCCGCCGCGACCAGAATCCTGCAGGAGAACAACCTGACGGTTTCCGACGAAAACGTCTTTATTGTCGCCGCCTGTAAAGACAAAGGCGTCGCCTTCCTCAAAGGGGAAGCGGTCGTCGGCGTCCGCAAGAAGGAAAAAGAAAAGGCAGCCCCCGCCGCCGCGGCAAGTGGTCCGGCCAATTACACGGTCACCGTGAATGGCCATAGTTATCAACTGACGGTCGATGGCGACAAGGCGACCGTGAACGGCCGGCCTTACCAGGTTTCCCTGGCCGAAGGCGGAGCCGCAGTCCCCGCAGCCGCTCCCGTCGCCGCAGGGCCTGTCACCGAAGTCACCGCCCAGATGCCGGGCGTGGTCCATAAAGTACTGGTCAGCGCAGGCGACGTTGTCCGCGAAGGCCAGCCGCTGTTAGTTCTGGAAGCGATGAAAATGGAGGTCGAAGTCGCCTCTCCCACTGCCGGCACGGTGCAGGAAATTTCCGTGACGGTCGGTCAACATATTGCCGGCGGCCAGTTGCTGGCGGCAATAGGATAG
- a CDS encoding methyltransferase domain-containing protein: MTAPSQHGLPREGSDYVIHGGVAGRERLRALSRVLERSSKRLLRKAGVGPGAFCLDVGCGGGDISLLMSRMVGPTGRVLGVDIDDAKLALARNETDWRKRGNLQFQLLPLSEIGGKAEFDFAYSRFLLSHLREPAVAVEHLRNATLPQGAVIVEDIDFRGHFCYPACPAFDRYVELYQAVVHSRGGDPNIGPRLPELLEQAGLSHVRMNLVQPAGNSTDVKYIAACTLENISDALIAEKIAGPDEIDSLAAELREFAADSRSILSLPRIIQAWGYRA, encoded by the coding sequence ATGACTGCTCCGTCCCAGCATGGTCTCCCGCGTGAAGGATCTGACTATGTCATCCACGGCGGCGTCGCCGGCAGGGAACGACTCCGGGCCCTGTCGCGGGTGCTGGAGCGCTCCTCGAAACGCCTGCTTCGCAAGGCCGGCGTGGGACCGGGGGCCTTCTGCCTGGATGTCGGTTGCGGAGGCGGCGATATCAGTCTGCTGATGTCGCGCATGGTTGGTCCGACCGGCCGCGTGCTGGGCGTCGATATCGACGACGCCAAACTGGCCCTCGCCCGCAATGAGACCGACTGGCGCAAACGCGGTAACCTGCAGTTTCAGTTGCTGCCGCTGAGCGAGATCGGAGGCAAAGCGGAATTCGACTTTGCCTACAGTCGTTTCCTGCTCTCCCATCTGCGGGAACCGGCCGTCGCCGTTGAGCATTTGCGTAACGCCACCCTGCCGCAGGGCGCCGTGATCGTCGAAGATATCGACTTCCGGGGGCACTTCTGTTACCCGGCGTGTCCGGCCTTTGATCGCTACGTCGAGCTGTACCAGGCCGTAGTTCACAGCCGCGGCGGCGATCCCAACATCGGTCCGCGTCTGCCCGAACTGCTGGAACAGGCCGGGCTCAGCCATGTGCGCATGAATCTGGTGCAGCCCGCCGGGAACTCCACCGACGTCAAATACATTGCCGCCTGTACGCTTGAAAACATCTCCGACGCGCTGATCGCCGAGAAAATCGCCGGTCCCGACGAGATTGATTCCCTGGCGGCCGAACTGCGGGAGTTTGCGGCGGACTCGCGGTCGATCCTCAGTCTGCCTCGCATCATTCAAGCCTGGGGCTACAGGGCATAG
- a CDS encoding response regulator, which produces MYRILLCDDEPHILRAAEFKLSRSGFEVLLACDGEEAWSMMQTVRPDLLVTDCQMPRLDGIGLAERMGANAQLSSIPVIMLTAKGFELSADELRSRYGIHAVIAKPFSPKNLAIQAAEVIALSQAEAAASSN; this is translated from the coding sequence ATGTACCGAATCCTGTTGTGCGACGACGAGCCCCACATTCTACGCGCCGCCGAGTTCAAACTTTCGCGTTCCGGTTTTGAGGTATTGCTGGCGTGCGATGGCGAAGAAGCCTGGAGCATGATGCAAACCGTCCGGCCTGACCTGCTGGTGACCGACTGTCAGATGCCGCGACTGGACGGGATTGGACTGGCCGAGCGGATGGGCGCGAATGCCCAGTTGTCGTCGATTCCGGTGATCATGCTGACCGCCAAGGGATTCGAATTGTCCGCGGACGAACTGCGGTCGCGGTACGGAATCCATGCGGTGATCGCCAAGCCTTTCAGCCCCAAAAACCTGGCGATCCAGGCTGCGGAAGTAATCGCTTTGTCCCAGGCCGAAGCCGCGGCGTCCTCGAACTGA
- a CDS encoding STAS domain-containing protein, producing MQLPTEIFGNVIVVHTPEEVGDEQSDALENFLTSLERTKVIVDLDGTETFDSSGLTSLLNAKDILVECGGDLKISSTQGVNRKILEITRIDKRLEVFDSVIDAVKSFV from the coding sequence ATGCAGCTCCCCACGGAAATTTTTGGCAACGTGATTGTGGTCCACACGCCTGAGGAAGTCGGCGACGAGCAGTCCGATGCGCTGGAGAACTTTTTGACTTCGCTGGAGCGGACCAAGGTGATTGTCGATCTGGACGGCACAGAAACGTTTGACAGCTCCGGCCTGACCAGCCTGCTGAACGCGAAAGACATCCTGGTCGAATGCGGCGGCGATCTGAAGATCTCCTCGACGCAGGGGGTGAACCGGAAGATCCTGGAGATCACCCGAATCGACAAACGCCTGGAAGTCTTTGACAGCGTGATTGATGCGGT